The window CAAGGGGGACAACCCCATTGCGGTAATGCGAAAGCAGCTTGTGGAAACCCTGCCGCGCCTGGACGAGGGCAACGCAAATATCTCTCCCGAGTTCGCCCGGCTTGTGGACGTCCTCTTGGCCGCCTGCCGGGATGGGGCGTCCGAAATCACAGCCACCAGTGCGATGGAATGTCTGCGGAGTACGCCCGAGTATCGGGAGCTGAAAGAGAGCGACATCGCGACCACGATCACGCTGCCTCCGAGGAAGATGACTGCGAATCGGCCCCGGAACGGTTCCGGCCTTTCCAGACGGTGGAAGTTGCTCGCCGCCGCGGGCGCATTGGCCGCCACCTCCTTTGGTGTGGTCGCGTACTACCGCACACTTCCGGAGCCCCCGCCCCCCGTGGCGCCAGACGCACCGGATTCCTCCATCCATTCACAGGCCGTACGCCAAGGGCCCTACAGGTTCTTTGACATCACCGCCATCAATACGGACGATGTCGGAACCGGTTCCTGGATGGTTGAGTGCGACAGCAGCGGACAACCCGCACGCATCACCGGATTCTTACCGCTGGAACTGTGGGCCATCGACGTCGGTCCCAGGGGCGACGGCGGGCGCCATACGCTCAAGGGTTCCTGGGGTGCCTGTCTGTCCTCGCACAACTCGACTTCCCGTCATGGCACCCTTATGGGCCATATGGTCTGGGAACCCGAGGTCGGCAGGTTCTCGCTCTCCGTCGATCGTACGCGTTCCCACGACAACGTTCCAGAGGAAATCAGTCTGGTCGGCCGATCGAAGGACAGCCCCTATGACAAGGCGGCCTTCTTGAAGGAACTGGAATCCAACATTGCGCTGCAGGCCCTGCTCTACCGGGAGCTCCTGCCGCGAACCTTGCCCTGGGCTGTGGAGCTGGAAGCCAGATTTCCCGCCTTCGCCAATGGCCGGGCGACGGTGCCCTACACGGATCAGGCGCTCACGCTCGACGGCAAGCTTCTCGAACCGCTGTGGACAACGCAATTCAACGCGCGGGGACGGGTTGGCGAGCTCGCCGCCCAGTCATCCCAAGGCGCGGATCCGCTCATGATTCGGTGGGACAGCGACGCCCTCTATCTGGGCGCGCGCGCCAAAGGGTGTGGCCCGGCTACCCGATTTGAACTGGGCTTGCTGCCCGCACTGGAGCTGTCCCCCGCCCTGTCCGGGCGTTTCTATGGGAGTCTCGGCGAAGGGGGAGTAGAGAACACCCGCTATCTCGTGAATGCTCGGGAACAGCCATGGGCCTGCGATTGGGAAGGGGCCATGACCATTGAGGATGGCGAAGCTCAGGTTGAGCTGCGCATCCCCCTCCAACTCCTGGAGGATTCGGCGCGCATTAAGGCCGGAAAACGCTGGCGGATTAACGCTCAGATTACCGCGAGCGCCCCGGATGGCAGCCGCAGAACCGTCGTGGACTGGGGGGGGGCGGAGCATGAAGAGCTTGAACATGGCGCGCTTCTGGAATTTGAGCGATGATTCCGTCCCGGTACCAGCGCTTTGGTGCGCGATCCGGCTCCAACCCAGTCGGTGAGTCGAAGGCTACAAGGAGTTACTGATGATGATGCGATCCACCCCGGGTGCGCGATTCCTGCTTATTCCGCTTCTTCTATGGGGCGCCCACCTGAGTTCCACCGCCCAGAATCAGTACCAGCCCCCGTCGTCAAACCCGGAGAATCTGTGCGTTTTCGGCGATTACGTCTACTTCTCAGCGGATGATGGAATCCGCGGGCGCGAATTGTGGCGGGTCAATGCTTCCGGGAATCCGGAAATGGTTTTCGACATCACCCCTGGGCCGGAGGGGGCAACCATTGACAATCTGTTCGTATTCAAGGAACGGCTGTACTTTCGGGTGGCCGACGAGAATCGCCCCGGTGATCTCTGGCGCACGGACGGTACCGCCCAGGGCACGGAGCTGGTTCGCGCCTTCGGCTCCCCCACCGGAGAGTCGGGGCTCAGTGTTATCATACGCGGACAGGCCGACCGACTTTTCTTCACGGTGGGCGATTCCGAGGGGACCAGCCAACTGTGGTCTACGGACGGTAGCGTGGAAGGTACCCGCGTGCTGAAGGCGATCGAAAATGACTATCCCCTCCTGTTGAATCACTATACCGGCTGCATACTTGGTGGAATACACTATGTGAGCGCCCGACAGTATGCCGAACCCGGGTTGTGGCGAACGGATGGGACTCCGGAGGGGACCTATTGTGTCAGGCAATTCTCGGTTCCACCCGGGGTAATGTTTCCTCTGGATGAGCAGCGCTTTATTTTCGCCGCCGAATATGGAGAAATTGGCCACGAACTCTGGATATCCGGAGGCACGCCAGAAACCACCACCCTGCTAAAGGACATTTATCCGGGGCCCGAGTCCTCTGGAATCAGTGATTGCTCGCGTTTCATGAGTCCCACAGGTCGGCCAAGCGTCGTATTTGCGGCAACCAGTCCCGATGCTGGCCGGGAACTGTGGGTAACGGATGGCACCCCCGAGGGTACGCAGCTTCGCGCCGATTTGATTCCGGGTTCGGGAACCTCCAGTCCGTCGAGTATGTTTGACGTGAGGGGTGCTCAGTATCTTGTGGCCGTCGGGGACGGAATCGGAAAGGAACTCTGGCGCTACGTCGCGGAGACGGACCTTTTCGAGCCGCCCATGGACATCTACAGCGGCATTTCCGGATCCGAGCCCTACGAGCTTTGTGGATCCGGGGAATCCCTGTTCTTCAGCGCGCTCCACCCCGACACCGGCGAAGAACTCTGGTGCGTTCGAAACTTCCGGTCGGCGCCCGAGATCTTTGCGGATTTCAACCCTGGGCCTGAAAGCTCGTTTCCCTACTACACCGTCGAGTTCAAGGGGCGCGTGGTCACCGTGGCAACCAGCCCGGTTTATGGACGTGAGTTGTGGATCTCAAATCTACTGAATAAGGAAATGGTTCTGCTTGCCGATATCAACACGGATTTCAGCGTAAATCCATCCTCCTACCCCGACCACTTCACTTCGGCCGGAAATATACTTTTTTTCACTGCCAACGATATCGCACATGGAACGGAACTCTGGCGCACGGACGGGACCAAAGACGGGACGCGGATGGTCAAGGATATTTTTCCCGACATCCCCGGCAGCAATCCGGAGAACCTCGTCTCCCTCGGCACATTGCTCTATTTCACTGCGGACGACGGGATAAACGGTGTGGAGTTGTGGCGTTCCGACGGAAGCGCGGAAGGCACCTCTATTGTAAAAGACATCCATCCCGATGGTGACGCGAGACCCGGCA is drawn from Candidatus Hydrogenedentota bacterium and contains these coding sequences:
- a CDS encoding serine/threonine protein kinase; translation: MSSGNGSSITSEKYQVIRELGRGGMGVVYLAEDRQLRRQVALKVLYDYLNRDSAFVERFQEEACSVSTLHHPNIVCVHGLERAGDVVAIDMEFVEGASLDQLGAVTPHLAAGIARDVLGGLAACHQIGVVHRDIKPSNILLNSVGQAKITDFGLATAYANHMEATIQGVSSSGFYMGTPRYMPIQAWEGGNPEPFWDLYSFGVVLHELISGKPAFKGDNPIAVMRKQLVETLPRLDEGNANISPEFARLVDVLLAACRDGASEITATSAMECLRSTPEYRELKESDIATTITLPPRKMTANRPRNGSGLSRRWKLLAAAGALAATSFGVVAYYRTLPEPPPPVAPDAPDSSIHSQAVRQGPYRFFDITAINTDDVGTGSWMVECDSSGQPARITGFLPLELWAIDVGPRGDGGRHTLKGSWGACLSSHNSTSRHGTLMGHMVWEPEVGRFSLSVDRTRSHDNVPEEISLVGRSKDSPYDKAAFLKELESNIALQALLYRELLPRTLPWAVELEARFPAFANGRATVPYTDQALTLDGKLLEPLWTTQFNARGRVGELAAQSSQGADPLMIRWDSDALYLGARAKGCGPATRFELGLLPALELSPALSGRFYGSLGEGGVENTRYLVNAREQPWACDWEGAMTIEDGEAQVELRIPLQLLEDSARIKAGKRWRINAQITASAPDGSRRTVVDWGGAEHEELEHGALLEFER